The DNA segment GCGCGATAGGCTTCGATGCTTGTGACATAGCAGGTCAGCCGGACCAGATGTTCCGGTCCCGCCCCATCCTCAGCAAGAATGGCGACGATATTTTCCAGCGCCTGCGCGAACTGACCGGATAGCGTGTTCGACGTGAAATGTTCGTTCGCGTCCCAGCCAACCACTCCGGCCGTATAGATCGTCCGACCCCGCGCACTGATCGCGTTGGAATATCCCTTGGGCCTCGGCCAACCGGGCGGGAGTAATGCCTTCATTTCAGCAATGTCCTGGCGATAATCATTCGCTGCACCTCGCTCGCTCCTTCATATATGCGCAGCGCACGAATTTCGCGGTAAAGCGCCTCGACCCGCGCACCGACCGTGACTCCTAGGCCGCCATGCAACTGCACCGCGGAATCGATGACCTGCTGCGCCATTTCAGTGGCTTCGAGCTTGGCCATCGCGGCGCTGCGGCGATGGTCGCCGTCCTGCGTATCCTTGGCCCATGCAGCGCGGGCGATGAGCAGCGCTGCGGCATCAATCCTCGTCGCCATGGTGCCGATGCGGTCCTGAGTCACCGCATTGTCGACGAGCATCGCATTGCCCAGCGGCCGCTGGCTAGCGAAGGCGATGGCTTCGTCCAATGCCCGGCGCGCGAGGCCCAGCGCGGCCGCGCCCACCGTCACCCGAAAAATGTTGAGGGTCGCCATGGCAATCGTGAACCCTTCGCCGACCTCGCCAAGCCTTGCACTGTCGGGCAGCCTGACGCTGTCGAGTCGGAGGCGGGCGAGCGGGTGAGGGGCGACGACCGCGATCCGTTCGGCGACCGACAGGCCCGGCGTATTCGCTGGCAGGATGAAGGCGGTGAGACCGCGCGCGCCCTCGTCGCTGGTTCGCGCGAACAAGGTGATGATATCGGCGATCGGCCCATTCGAGATATAGGTCTTCTCGCCGTCGATCAGCCAGTCGCTGCCATCGCGGGTTGCGCGGGTCGCGACGCGGGCGGCGTCGCTTCCGGCCCCGGGTTCGGTCAGCGCAAAGGCGGCGATGGCGCTGCCGCCGCGCACCCTGGCGCCCCATTCAGCTTTCTGAGTCTCGGTCCCGGCGACCATTACGGGCCCGAAGCCGAGCCCCTGCATCGCAAAGGCGAAGTCGGCCAGTCCCGAGTGGTAGGCCAGCCGTTCCCGCGTGATCGCCAGTGCGCGCACGTCGTGCGGGCCGTCGGTCGGGGCTGATAAGGTCAGCAAGCCGGCCTTGCCCATCGCCGCCACGAGCGCGCGACAGGCGGCATCCTCGTCTTCATGGTCGATTGGCTGCAGTGTGTCGCATAGCGCCGCTGCTGCGGCGGCGACGCTGGAGTGATGCGCCTCGAAGAAGGGCCAGGCCAGGTCGAGGCCGACGGCCCTAGTCACCCTTGAAATCCGGCCGCCGCTTGGCGGCGAACGCTTCATAAGCACGACGGAAGTCATTGGTTTTCATGCATTCGGCCTGCGCTTCGGCCTCCATGTCCAGCGCGGTCTCGATCGAGACGTGCCATTCGGCGTCCAGCTGCCGCTTTGTCATGTAATGGGCCTGCACCGGCCCGTCCGCGAGCTGCCGCGCCAGCGCTTCCGCCTCGGCATGCACATCGGCGACGATTCGACCGAAAAAGCCCCACCGCTCGCCTTCTTCGGCGCTCATCGACCGGCCGGTAAACAGCAGCTCCGCGGCACGTCCATGGCCGATAATGCGGGGCAGAATTGCGCAGGCGCCCATGTCGGCGCCACTAAGGCCGACGCGGGTAAACAGGAAAGCGGTCTTGGCGCTGGGCGCGGCAAGCCGGAGGTCGCTGGCCATGGCGATAATCGCGCCCGCACCGGCACATACGCCATCGATCGCGGCGACGATCGGCTGGGGGCAATCGCGCATCGCCCGCACCAGGTCACCGGTCATTGCTGTGAACTGGTTGAGACCGGCGTCGTCCATCCGGGTCAGCGGACCGATGATCTCATGGACATCGCCGCCCGAACAGAAATTGCCGCCCGCACCCGCAAAAACGATGCAGCGGACCTCCGGCGTGTGCTTCAGTTCGCAGAACAGGTCGCGCAGCTCGGCATAGCTGTCGAAGGTCAGCGGATTCTTCCTTTGCGGCCGGTCCAGCGTGATCGTGCCGACGCCGCGGTCGAAGCTCCATCGAAAATGACTGGGAACAAGGTCGGCGGGGTCAAGGCTCATGCCGTAGTTCCTCCGTCGATGGTCAGGGCCGCGCCGTTGACGTCGCGCGCCTCCGGCCGGCACAGCCAGGCGATCATGCTCGCGACGCCAGCGGGATCGATCAGCTGGCCATGGCGATTCATTGCCGCCAGCGAGGCTCGCGCCTCCTCGTCGCTCCTGCGCGAGACCCGGGCTATGCGGGCGACGCTGTCATCGACCATCGGCGTGTCGACGAACGCCGGGCAGACGGCATTGACGGTCATCCCGCTGGTCGCGAATTCGACCGCCAGGCTGCGCATCAATCCAATCAGGCCATGTTTCGACGCGGCATAGGGCGCGGCATATGCCGCGCCCTTCAGCCCGGCGATCGAGGCGACGAACACGATCCGGCTGTCCTTGCCGGCAAGCAAGTCGGGCAGGGCGGCTTGGACGCAGTCGAAAGCGGAGGTCAGGTTGGTGGCGATGATCCGATCCCAGCTGTCGCGCCCGGTCCGGGCGAATGGGGCGCTGTCTCCGACACCGGCGTTGACAATCAGCATTGAGACGGGACCGTTCGCCGCCCGCGCCTCGCCGAATGCCTCTTCTACCTTGGCGAGATCGGTGACGTCGCAGGCGATTGCCGCGCCGCCGGTCGCCGATGCGGTCCGCTCCAGCGGCTCGATCCGCCGGCCGAGCAGCGACAGTTTGGCTCCGCCGGAATGGAGCGCGGTCGCGGTCGCTGCGCCAATGCCGGTCCCGCCGCCGGTGATCAGCGCGTGCCGGCCATCAAAACCGTGTTTCGCCTGCATCTCTTCCCCTTTCGCCAAGCATTGGCCGAAGCCCTGATGCGTGGCAAGGCGGCGCAAAGCAAAAGGGGAACGACTCATGAAGACCCGTGCCGCGGTTGCCTTCGAAGCGAAGAAGCCGCTGGAAATCGTCGAACTTGACCTTGAAGGCCCCAGGGCCGGCGAGGTGCTGGTCGAAATCATGGCGACCGGCATTTGCCATACCGATGCCTATACCCTCGACGGCCTCGACA comes from the Sphingomonas xanthus genome and includes:
- a CDS encoding RidA family protein yields the protein MKALLPPGWPRPKGYSNAISARGRTIYTAGVVGWDANEHFTSNTLSGQFAQALENIVAILAEDGAGPEHLVRLTCYVTSIEAYRASLAEVGAAWKRIIGRHYPAMALVAVVALVEPQAMVEIEATAVVEE
- a CDS encoding acyl-CoA dehydrogenase family protein codes for the protein MTRAVGLDLAWPFFEAHHSSVAAAAAALCDTLQPIDHEDEDAACRALVAAMGKAGLLTLSAPTDGPHDVRALAITRERLAYHSGLADFAFAMQGLGFGPVMVAGTETQKAEWGARVRGGSAIAAFALTEPGAGSDAARVATRATRDGSDWLIDGEKTYISNGPIADIITLFARTSDEGARGLTAFILPANTPGLSVAERIAVVAPHPLARLRLDSVRLPDSARLGEVGEGFTIAMATLNIFRVTVGAAALGLARRALDEAIAFASQRPLGNAMLVDNAVTQDRIGTMATRIDAAALLIARAAWAKDTQDGDHRRSAAMAKLEATEMAQQVIDSAVQLHGGLGVTVGARVEALYREIRALRIYEGASEVQRMIIARTLLK
- a CDS encoding enoyl-CoA hydratase family protein, which produces MSLDPADLVPSHFRWSFDRGVGTITLDRPQRKNPLTFDSYAELRDLFCELKHTPEVRCIVFAGAGGNFCSGGDVHEIIGPLTRMDDAGLNQFTAMTGDLVRAMRDCPQPIVAAIDGVCAGAGAIIAMASDLRLAAPSAKTAFLFTRVGLSGADMGACAILPRIIGHGRAAELLFTGRSMSAEEGERWGFFGRIVADVHAEAEALARQLADGPVQAHYMTKRQLDAEWHVSIETALDMEAEAQAECMKTNDFRRAYEAFAAKRRPDFKGD
- a CDS encoding SDR family NAD(P)-dependent oxidoreductase, producing the protein MQAKHGFDGRHALITGGGTGIGAATATALHSGGAKLSLLGRRIEPLERTASATGGAAIACDVTDLAKVEEAFGEARAANGPVSMLIVNAGVGDSAPFARTGRDSWDRIIATNLTSAFDCVQAALPDLLAGKDSRIVFVASIAGLKGAAYAAPYAASKHGLIGLMRSLAVEFATSGMTVNAVCPAFVDTPMVDDSVARIARVSRRSDEEARASLAAMNRHGQLIDPAGVASMIAWLCRPEARDVNGAALTIDGGTTA